One window of the Pseudobdellovibrionaceae bacterium genome contains the following:
- the lepA gene encoding elongation factor 4, protein MRPEFIRNFSIIAHIDHGKSTLADCLLKATGSLTDRESKEQFLDNMELERERGITIKAQTVRLVYKAQDGNTYQLNLIDTPGHVDFTYEVSRSLAACEGAILVVDAAQGVEAQTLANVYLALDHNLEIIPVLNKIDLPAADPEGVCQQIEDGIGLDTSNVILASAKEMKGIPEILEAIVKYVPPPKADRSIPLRALIFDSWFDSYQGVVVLCRIVDGTLKKGDRVKFMATDRDYEVLKLGVFAPFPRDLDQLDAGEVGFIICGIKDIRDVKVGDTVTAAKKGALEPLPGFRRIKPMVFAGIFPVISADYTDLKDALEKLVLNDSSLSFEVESSAALGFGYRCGFLGLLHMEIIQERLEREFNLDLITTAPTVIYRVYMTDGTMMELENPSKLPDVARIERMEEPMVRVTIHTPTEYIGGILKLCEEKRGVQNKMEYISESKVIIDYRLPLNEMVMDFYDKLKTISRGYASLEYEFADYEPADLVKMDILINGDPVDALSVIVHRSKADWRGRQLAKKLKELIPRQQYQVAIQAAIGAKIIARETLGALRKDVTAKCYGGDITRKRKLLERQKEGKKRMKSIGRVDVPQEAFLAILKVED, encoded by the coding sequence ATTCGACCCGAGTTTATTCGCAACTTCTCGATTATTGCTCACATTGACCATGGAAAATCCACCCTGGCGGATTGCCTTCTAAAGGCGACAGGATCCCTGACTGATCGAGAATCCAAGGAGCAGTTTCTCGACAACATGGAGCTGGAACGGGAACGGGGGATTACCATCAAGGCTCAGACCGTTCGCTTAGTTTATAAGGCACAGGATGGCAACACTTACCAACTTAACCTTATCGATACTCCCGGCCACGTGGACTTCACCTATGAAGTCTCCCGCAGCTTAGCCGCCTGCGAAGGGGCCATTTTAGTGGTGGACGCGGCTCAAGGTGTGGAGGCTCAGACTCTGGCCAATGTCTATTTGGCTTTGGATCATAATCTGGAAATCATTCCTGTATTGAACAAGATCGATCTTCCGGCGGCAGATCCAGAAGGTGTTTGTCAGCAAATTGAGGATGGAATTGGATTGGATACTTCCAATGTCATTCTGGCCAGCGCCAAGGAAATGAAGGGGATTCCGGAAATACTTGAAGCCATCGTTAAGTATGTGCCTCCGCCCAAGGCCGATCGTTCCATTCCTTTGCGGGCCTTGATTTTTGATTCCTGGTTTGATTCTTACCAGGGCGTTGTAGTTCTTTGTCGAATTGTTGACGGGACCCTGAAAAAGGGTGACAGGGTTAAATTCATGGCCACTGATCGGGACTACGAGGTTCTTAAACTTGGGGTTTTCGCACCCTTCCCTCGTGATTTAGATCAGTTGGACGCGGGAGAAGTGGGATTCATTATCTGCGGAATCAAGGATATCCGCGATGTGAAGGTTGGTGACACTGTCACAGCTGCAAAAAAAGGGGCGTTGGAGCCTCTGCCTGGATTTCGCAGAATTAAGCCAATGGTTTTTGCGGGAATTTTCCCCGTCATTTCTGCGGACTATACGGACTTGAAGGATGCACTTGAAAAATTAGTTCTTAACGATTCCAGCCTCAGTTTTGAGGTGGAGTCATCGGCCGCTCTTGGATTTGGTTACCGGTGTGGGTTTTTGGGTCTTCTTCATATGGAGATCATCCAGGAACGCCTGGAGCGGGAATTTAATCTGGATCTCATTACCACGGCCCCGACAGTTATTTATCGGGTTTATATGACTGATGGAACGATGATGGAACTGGAAAACCCCTCAAAACTTCCTGATGTGGCACGAATCGAGAGAATGGAAGAGCCGATGGTGAGGGTCACGATTCATACGCCAACCGAGTATATCGGGGGGATTCTCAAGCTTTGTGAGGAAAAGCGTGGGGTTCAAAACAAGATGGAATACATCTCTGAATCAAAAGTGATCATTGATTATCGGCTACCCCTCAATGAGATGGTCATGGATTTTTACGATAAATTGAAGACCATATCCCGTGGCTACGCCTCACTCGAGTATGAGTTTGCGGATTATGAACCTGCTGATTTGGTTAAGATGGATATTCTTATTAATGGTGACCCGGTGGATGCTCTGTCGGTAATTGTGCACAGATCGAAGGCAGATTGGCGAGGACGTCAATTGGCTAAGAAGCTTAAAGAGCTGATTCCCAGGCAGCAATACCAGGTGGCCATTCAGGCGGCCATTGGAGCCAAGATTATCGCCCGGGAGACACTGGGCGCACTCAGAAAAGACGTGACAGCTAAATGTTACGGGGGAGATATTACTAGAAAGCGTAAGCTTTTGGAGCGCCAGAAAGAGGGAAAAAAGCGAATGAAGTCCATTGGACGAGTGGACGTCCCTCAGGAAGCCTTTTTGGCCATCTTGAAGGTGGAGGATTGA
- a CDS encoding ribbon-helix-helix domain-containing protein: MPKKIATTVYITEEQQQLLKELNQRSRVPIAEFIRQGIDLILYKYQDLLPGQIPLEPLPLGRPEVEPGTDNTSQLDL; the protein is encoded by the coding sequence ATGCCGAAAAAAATAGCCACCACTGTCTATATCACTGAAGAACAGCAGCAACTTCTAAAAGAGTTGAATCAGCGTTCGCGGGTTCCAATTGCTGAGTTTATCCGCCAGGGAATTGATCTGATATTGTACAAGTACCAAGATCTGTTGCCAGGGCAAATCCCGTTGGAACCCTTGCCTTTAGGTCGGCCCGAGGTGGAACCAGGCACCGACAACACCTCACAATTGGACCTTTGA
- a CDS encoding methionine adenosyltransferase, whose product MQNYLFTSESVSEGHPDKMADQISDAILDAYLAGDAESRVACETMISTGFVMLAGEVTSKVQVDIPKIVRETIRDIGYTRSDMGFDCDTCAIQVALDRQSPDIAMGVDKDASKEQGAGDQGIMFGYAVNETAELMPLTISLSHKLVRELAHLRKSGKGDFLRPDSKSQVTFEYVDGHPKRIDSIVLSTQHSPDVEQAQIKAFIQDELIPKVIPREWMDSHTKLYVNPTGRFVVGGPMGDCGLTGRKIIVDTYGGHGAHGGGAFSGKDPSKVDRSAAYAARHVAKNIVAAGLADKVLVQLAYAIGVAEPVSVMVNDYGTGKVSPEVLAKAVRAVWSLKPADIISQFDLLKPRYRKTAAYGHFGRDEAEFSWEKVDRVEQLKDAVKTFS is encoded by the coding sequence ATGCAGAATTACCTGTTTACCAGTGAGTCCGTATCCGAAGGTCATCCTGATAAAATGGCTGACCAGATCAGTGACGCAATTCTTGACGCCTATTTGGCTGGAGATGCGGAAAGCCGGGTGGCCTGCGAGACCATGATCAGTACCGGATTTGTGATGTTGGCCGGTGAAGTGACCTCAAAGGTGCAGGTGGATATTCCGAAAATTGTTCGCGAAACCATTCGCGACATTGGCTATACCCGCAGTGATATGGGTTTCGACTGTGACACTTGTGCCATTCAGGTGGCCCTTGATCGTCAGAGTCCGGACATCGCCATGGGGGTGGACAAGGATGCCAGCAAGGAGCAGGGCGCTGGTGACCAGGGGATTATGTTTGGCTATGCTGTCAATGAGACAGCCGAGCTTATGCCATTGACGATTTCTCTGTCGCACAAGCTGGTTCGTGAGTTGGCCCATTTGCGCAAGTCCGGTAAAGGTGATTTTCTTCGTCCCGACAGTAAGAGCCAGGTGACTTTTGAGTATGTGGACGGTCACCCTAAGCGCATTGACAGCATTGTCCTTTCGACTCAACACAGCCCGGATGTGGAGCAGGCCCAAATCAAAGCCTTCATCCAGGATGAATTGATTCCCAAAGTGATTCCTCGTGAATGGATGGACTCTCACACCAAGCTTTATGTGAACCCGACGGGTCGCTTTGTGGTGGGTGGTCCCATGGGAGATTGTGGTTTAACGGGTCGGAAAATCATTGTTGATACCTATGGTGGTCATGGTGCTCACGGTGGAGGAGCTTTTTCAGGAAAGGACCCCTCAAAAGTGGACCGATCCGCTGCCTATGCAGCTCGCCATGTAGCAAAAAACATTGTCGCAGCTGGTTTGGCAGATAAGGTGCTGGTTCAGCTGGCCTACGCCATCGGAGTGGCCGAGCCCGTAAGTGTTATGGTCAACGATTACGGCACCGGAAAAGTGTCTCCAGAGGTTTTGGCAAAGGCCGTTCGTGCGGTGTGGAGTCTCAAACCTGCTGACATTATTTCTCAATTTGATCTCTTAAAGCCCCGCTATCGCAAAACAGCGGCCTATGGTCACTTTGGCCGTGATGAGGCTGAGTTTAGTTGGGAAAAGGTGGATCGGGTTGAGCAGCTTAAAGACGCTGTTAAAACCTTTTCTTAA
- the raiA gene encoding ribosome-associated translation inhibitor RaiA has product MKVSCQFKSLQWSDALVEYTEDKLQKLKKFELKPIQVHVTYSAERHRKSVEMHIVGRDVSMSGRAYGESFHEAVDGVVGKLTRQLSKRKQKIKEHRSFEQSSYGKLDRLNAQMEVVTPEVKKAG; this is encoded by the coding sequence ATGAAGGTCAGCTGCCAGTTTAAGAGTTTGCAGTGGTCTGATGCATTGGTGGAATACACGGAGGACAAATTACAGAAGTTAAAGAAATTCGAATTAAAACCAATTCAGGTTCACGTCACATATAGCGCAGAGCGACACCGAAAGTCTGTTGAGATGCATATTGTCGGACGAGATGTGTCGATGTCTGGTCGCGCATACGGCGAGAGTTTCCACGAGGCGGTGGATGGAGTGGTGGGCAAATTGACCCGTCAACTCTCCAAGAGAAAACAGAAGATTAAGGAGCACAGATCCTTTGAGCAGAGTAGCTACGGCAAGTTGGATCGATTGAACGCCCAGATGGAGGTTGTGACTCCGGAGGTGAAGAAGGCCGGCTAG
- a CDS encoding methylated-DNA--[protein]-cysteine S-methyltransferase, with protein MEHSYIQSPLGWLKLSVADNQVFAIDRVRAKGSSSSHLSPIMTRLQAQLREYFAGKRQKFDLPLAERGTPFQRQVWRKMAQIPYGRSLSYGDLAAQVGKPGAARAVGSACGKNPWLILVPCHRVLAANGGMGGFALGLKAKQCLLNLEQ; from the coding sequence ATGGAACACTCTTATATTCAAAGTCCCCTTGGCTGGCTGAAGCTATCTGTTGCTGACAATCAGGTCTTTGCCATTGATCGGGTTCGCGCCAAAGGATCATCTTCATCCCATTTGTCCCCCATAATGACCCGCCTCCAGGCTCAGCTTCGGGAGTATTTTGCCGGTAAGAGGCAGAAGTTTGACCTTCCCCTTGCTGAAAGAGGGACGCCATTTCAAAGGCAGGTTTGGCGGAAGATGGCGCAAATCCCCTACGGCAGGAGTCTATCCTACGGGGATTTGGCGGCTCAGGTGGGAAAACCAGGGGCTGCTCGGGCCGTCGGGAGTGCCTGTGGAAAGAACCCTTGGTTGATCCTTGTGCCTTGCCATCGGGTCTTGGCCGCAAACGGAGGAATGGGAGGCTTTGCCTTGGGGCTCAAAGCAAAACAGTGTTTGTTGAATTTGGAACAGTAG
- the rpoN gene encoding RNA polymerase factor sigma-54 produces the protein MAMSLKMSMKLSQQLRMTPQLQQAIKLLQLSRMELETQVRKELTENPVLEEVQDTTDDDPAQRTSSTSEDVQSAAGNENTESAQDQDPRKQDEFDWDNYFDNQYKPPQGSGGGNEEIMNYENVISARQTLHDHLMWQAGLAGFNDEEMALVTILISYVDDDGYIKVPMEQIAEEEGLEALDLEEIIPFIQEFDPPGVGARNLKECLLVQAKHLEEDTNDLVQLINEHLKDLEKKNYPAIAKAMGLEMEDVIEMCKIIYSMDPKPGRAYLPQDTHFITPDVYVYKVGDEYMVALNEDGLPRLRISNLYKNVLKGGQSNGATPEAQEYIQDKLRSALWLIKSIAQRQRTIYKVTESIVRHQRDFFDKGPAFIKPMILRDIANDIGMHESTVSRVTTNKYVHTPRGIFELKYFFNSGINKTDGDSLASESVKLKIKHLVSEEDPKNPLSDQKIVELLKKDGIKIARRTVAKYRDVLKILPSSKRKKYF, from the coding sequence ATGGCAATGAGTCTGAAAATGAGCATGAAGCTTTCCCAGCAGTTGAGGATGACGCCTCAACTGCAGCAGGCCATTAAGCTTCTGCAATTGTCACGTATGGAGCTGGAGACCCAGGTTCGCAAGGAGCTGACTGAAAATCCGGTTCTTGAAGAAGTCCAGGACACAACTGACGACGATCCGGCCCAGCGAACATCATCCACAAGTGAGGATGTACAGTCTGCAGCGGGAAATGAAAATACAGAGTCAGCCCAAGACCAGGATCCTCGTAAGCAAGACGAGTTTGATTGGGATAATTATTTCGACAATCAGTACAAACCTCCTCAGGGTTCCGGGGGCGGCAACGAAGAGATCATGAATTATGAAAACGTGATCTCGGCCCGTCAGACTCTGCACGATCATCTGATGTGGCAGGCAGGATTGGCTGGTTTCAATGACGAGGAAATGGCCCTGGTGACTATTCTCATTTCCTATGTCGATGATGATGGCTATATCAAGGTCCCCATGGAGCAAATTGCTGAAGAAGAAGGACTGGAAGCTCTTGATCTTGAGGAGATTATTCCCTTTATTCAGGAGTTTGATCCTCCCGGGGTTGGAGCCCGCAACCTAAAAGAGTGTTTACTCGTTCAAGCCAAACATTTGGAAGAGGACACCAACGATTTGGTGCAATTGATTAATGAGCACTTGAAAGATCTTGAAAAGAAAAACTATCCTGCTATTGCCAAAGCCATGGGTTTGGAAATGGAAGATGTGATCGAGATGTGTAAGATCATCTATTCCATGGACCCTAAGCCAGGTCGCGCCTATTTGCCGCAGGATACTCACTTTATCACGCCAGATGTTTATGTGTATAAGGTGGGCGACGAGTACATGGTGGCCTTGAACGAAGATGGTCTGCCGCGCCTGAGGATATCCAACCTCTATAAAAATGTCCTAAAGGGTGGCCAATCCAACGGTGCGACTCCCGAGGCTCAGGAGTATATTCAGGACAAACTGCGGTCCGCGCTGTGGTTAATTAAATCCATCGCGCAAAGGCAGAGAACGATCTACAAAGTGACCGAGAGTATCGTGCGCCATCAGAGAGACTTTTTTGATAAAGGTCCAGCCTTTATTAAGCCCATGATTTTGAGAGATATTGCCAACGACATCGGAATGCACGAGTCGACAGTGAGCCGGGTGACGACGAACAAGTACGTTCATACTCCCCGGGGAATTTTTGAGCTCAAATACTTTTTTAATTCCGGAATCAACAAAACAGATGGTGATTCGCTGGCCAGTGAATCGGTTAAGCTCAAGATCAAGCACCTCGTCAGTGAAGAAGATCCAAAGAACCCCCTGTCGGACCAGAAGATTGTGGAATTACTGAAAAAGGATGGCATCAAGATTGCCCGTCGGACGGTGGCAAAATACCGGGACGTGCTAAAAATCTTGCCTTCTTCCAAACGCAAGAAGTACTTCTAG